One region of Bubalus kerabau isolate K-KA32 ecotype Philippines breed swamp buffalo chromosome 6, PCC_UOA_SB_1v2, whole genome shotgun sequence genomic DNA includes:
- the LOC129656155 gene encoding guanylate-binding protein 1-like, with protein sequence MASEIHMPGPGCLIENINGRLLVNPEALKILSAIRQPVVVVAIVGLYRTGKSYLMNKLAGKNKGFSLGSTVQSHTKGIWMWCVPHPKKPNCTLVLLDTEGLGDVEKGDNQNDSWIFALAILLSSTFVYNSMGTINQQAMDQLHYVTELTDKIRARSSPDVDGVEDSADFVSFFPDFVWTLRDFSLNLEADGQSITADEYLENSLKLKKGTSPKDKTFNLPRLCIRKFFPKKKCFIFDRPTHRKKLGQLEDLCDDELDSEFVQQAAVFCSYIFSNSKTKTLSGGIKVDGPRLETLVQTYVSAINSGDLPCMENAVLALAEIENSAAVQKAIAHYDQQMGQKLQLPTETLQELLDLHRATEKEAIEVFMKSSFKDIDQLFQKELAAQLDKKRDDFCNQNLKASEDHCSALLKDIFSPLEEDMKQGIYLKPGGYRLFIEKMQELKKKYFQEPRKGVQAEEILQEYLKSKESLTDAILQTDQTLSEKEKLIEVERVKAESAQAAAKMLEEMQIKNQQMMEQKEKSYQEHVKQLTEKMERDRAQLLEEQERTLALKLQEQSRLLQEGFQEENRRLHKEIQNLQKKMNKPKKECFLS encoded by the exons ATGGCCTCAGAGATCCACATGCCAGGCCCAGGGTGCCTCATTGAGAACATTAATGGGAGACTGCTGGTTAATCCAGAAGCCCTGAAGATCCTGTCTGCCATCAGGCAGCCTGTTGTGGTGGTGGCTATCGTGGGCCTCTACCGCACAGGCAAGTCCTACCTGATGAACAAGCTGGCTGGGAAGAACAAGG GCTTCTCTCTGGGCTCCACGGTGCAGTCTCACACGAAGGGCATCTGGATGTGGTGTGTGCCTCATCCTAAGAAGCCAAACTGTACTCTAGTTCTGCTTGATACTGAGGGCCTGGGGGATGTGGAGAAG GGTGACAACCAGAATGACTCCTGGATCTTTGCCCTAGCAATACTCTTGAGCAGCACTTTTGTGTACAATAGTATGGGAACTATCAACCAGCAGGCCATGGACCAACTGCA CTATGTGACGGAGCTAACAGATAAAATCAGGGCAAGATCCTCACCTGATGTGGATGGGGTTGAGGATTCAGCTGACTTTGTGAGCTTCTTTCCAGACTTTGTATGGACACTGAGGGATTTCTCCCTAAACTTGGAAGCAGATGGACAGTCCATCACAGCAGACGAGTACCTGGAGAATTCACTCAAGCTTAAGAAAG gtACCAGCCCGAAAGATAAAACTTTTAATCTGCCTCGACTCTGTATCCGAAAGTTCTTCCCAAAGAAGAAATGCTTCATCTTTGATCGACCCACTCATAGGAAGAAATTGGGCCAGCTTGAGGACCTGTGTGACGATGAACTGGACTCCGAATTTGTGCAACAAGCTGCGGTCTTCTGTTCCTACATCTTTAGCAATTCCAAAACTAAAACCCTCTCAGGAGGCATCAAGGTGGATGGACCTC GTTTAGAGACCCTGGTGCAGACCTATGTCAGTGCCATCAACAGTGGGGATCTGCCCTGCATGGAGAATGCAGTCCTGGCCTTGGCTGAGATCGAGAACTCAGCTGCAGTACAAAAGGCCATTGCCCACTATGACCAGCAGATGGGCCAGAAGCTGCAGCTGCCCACAGAAACCCTCCAGGAACTGCTGGACCTGCACAGGGCCACTGAGAAAGAGGCCATTGAAGTCTTCATGAAGAGTTCCTTCAAAGACATAGACCAATTATTTCAAAAAGAATTAGCG GCCCAGCTAGATAAAAAGCGAGATGACTTTTGTAACCAGAATCTTAAAGCATCAGAAGATCATTGCTCTGCTTTACTGAAGGATATTTTCAGTCCTCTAGAAGAAGATATGAAACAGGGGATTTATTTGAAACCAGGGGGCTATCGCCTCTtcattgagaagatgcaagagctGAAAAAGAAGTATTTTCAGGAGCCCAGAAAGGGCGTACAG GCTGAGGAAATTCTTCAGGAATACTTGAAGTCCAAGGAGTCTCTGACTGATGCAATTCTACAGACAGACCAGACActgtcagagaaggaaaagttgATTGAAG TGGAACGTGTGAAAGCTGAATCTGCACAGGCTGCAGCAAAAATGCTggaggaaatgcaaataaagaacCAGCAGATgatggaacagaaagaaaagagctaTCAGGAACATGTGAAacagctgactgagaagatggagAGGGATAGGGCCCAGTTACTGGAAGAGCAAGAGAGAACTCTTGCTCTCAAACTGCAG gAACAGTCCCGACTACTACAGGAAGGATTCCAAGAAGAGAATAGACGACTTCATAAGGAAATACAGAATCTCCAGAAGAAGATGAATAAACCAAAGAAGGAATGTTTCCTAAgctaa